From a region of the Arachis ipaensis cultivar K30076 chromosome B09, Araip1.1, whole genome shotgun sequence genome:
- the LOC110266774 gene encoding uncharacterized protein LOC110266774, with amino-acid sequence MKVQSLLCWYESDEVSVLGPDLVVETTEKIKKIWERMITAQSRQKSYADQRRKPIEFEVGQHVFLRVTPTTGIGRAIKTKKLNLMYIGPFEILRRFGPVAYQVVLPPHLSNLHDVFHVSQLHKYTSDAAHVLEPELVELKENLTFQVTPVRIDDTSVKKLRRKEVQLIKVAWKRAGVEEHIWEFESEMRKDYPELFSCNH; translated from the coding sequence ATGAAAGTGCAATCTCTACTTTGTTGGTACGAGTCCGATGAAGTAAGTGTTTTGGGACCTGATTTGGTAGTagagactactgagaagattaagaagattTGGGAGAGGATGATAACTGCTCAGAGTCGACAGAAGAGCTATGCGGATCAGAGGAGGAAACCGATAGAATTTGAAGTGGGACAACATGTGTTTCTCAGGGTTACACCGACAACCGGGATTGGAAGAGCGATCAAAACCAAGAAGTTGAATCTGATGTATATaggaccgtttgagattctgaGGCGATTCGGGCCGGTGGCATATCAAGTTGTATTGCCACCTcatctgtctaacttgcatgacgtattccacgtgtccCAACTCCAtaagtacacgtcggatgcggctcatgtgttaGAGCCCGAGTTGGTCGAGTTGAAGGAGAACTTGACATTTCAAGTAACACCGGTGAGAATTGATGATACCAGTGTGAAGAAGTTACGCAGGAAAGAAGTTCAGttgattaaagttgcttggaaACGAGCAGGAGTGGAAGAGCATATTTGGGAATTCGAGTCCGAGATGCGAAAGGATTATCCCGAGTTATTCTCATGTAATCactaa
- the LOC107615084 gene encoding uncharacterized protein LOC107615084, which yields MAVMANLANTMEANVAATLQAMQRLGQLARNRNGNGEGNANENAEGNGDNMGGTPMTLATFLKVYLPIFRGSTNPTEADNWFHAMECALQAQHFLNNQYVEFAAYQLAGEAQHWWQVECHLLQLQNTDIPSDVFQTAFYRRYFPESAREAKEMELMQLKQSSL from the coding sequence ATGGCGGTCATGGCAAACCTTGCGAATACCATGGAAGCTAATGTTGCTGCAACTCTGCAAGCTatgcagaggttaggccaactGGCCCGAAACAGAAATGGGAATGGCGAAGGGAACGCGAATGAGAATGCTGAGGGAAACGGTGATAACATGGGAGGTACTCCGATGACCTTGGCGACTTTTCTCAAGGTTTATCTGCCAATTTTCCGAGGATCAACCAACCCTACAGAAGCAGACAACTGGTTTCATGCCATGGAGTGTGCTTTACAGGCGCAGCATTTTCTGAATAACCAATATGTAGAATTTGCTGCTTATCAGCTTGCGGGAGAGGCCCAGCATTGGTGGCAAGTAGAGTGCCACTTGTTACAGCTTCAGAATACCGACATTCCTTCGGATGTGTTCCAAACGGCCTTCTATAGGAGGTATtttcctgagtctgcaagggaagcgaaggagatggaacttatgcagtTGAAGCAAAGTTCCTTGTAG